GCAATTATTGATGTTAAAGCAGCGCTCTGTTTCTCTCTTTGCATACTACTGACTCCGGCAAGAAGGCTTCCCTCGCTTGTTGAAGTGAAGAAAGAATCAATGTTTTTCAGATTCGTGGATCCGCCTCTATTGCGGTCTTAACCTATAAGCGAGGTACGATAAAGGTCTATCTATAGATTAACGTTAACAAAATTATAGCTCCGCCTACGTTAATAAATAGACACTGAAACCGCCAAGACACTTAAGGCTAGGCTTTTATTAATAATTGGAGAGAGAAACTTGAACAAAACTTTGTTTTTTGATAATCTTTATTTTATCGTTACTGCTGTTAACAGGAAAGCGGGCCGTCAAGAAATGGAAAAAGGGTTTGCAGGAGAAATCTCCACGCTGTTTTGAGTTCAAATTACTTCAACTGTGCCGCGTAATTTTTCTTTAATAGATTAAAACTTCAGCCACGCCCTTGACTTTCAGAAGTTCAGGCACCAACTCTCCAGGGATCTTTGTCTCAGTTATCAACGTAAGCCTCGGCTCAGGTGCTAGCTCCGGGTCGTCTACAATCGCCTGCCTGATGCCTATATTCCTCTCCGCTATTAGGGAAGCCGATTTCGCGAGTATCCCTGGCATCTTCGCGTCCACCGGAATTATCTCTACAACTCCTAAGTTGAGGTGTCTTGCGATTTCCCGTAGTGAATGTCCAGCTGATCTCATATCTCTAAAAATTGCCTGAAGTTCAGGGTTTTCTTCAATTGCCTTCACCGTATAGGTGACAGTTCTCCGGTCAACTCCAGCTACGCGGGCTATTCTAACTGGCGGGATCTCAATCTCATTACAATATATACGTCCATTCCTAACACTGAGTCCATTCTTTACGAGAATTCTTGCCACTTCAAGACGTTCAGGATATTCTTTTAGGTGACTTACTATTTTGCTCCACAATCTGGTCACTAGTACAAAATTGTACTGGAAAGTTATAAATAATTCTTTCGAGTTCAATTATGTTCCACAAAAAGAGGTGCCAGACTTGTCTAAAATCGATAAAGAATACACCGTGGTACTACACCCAGACGAAATGCCAACCTATTGGTACAATATACAAGCTGATCTCCCAGAACCCCTACCTCCACCTCTCGACCCAAAAACGCTTCAACCAATAAATCCAGCGCTCCTTGAACGCATTTTCGCCAAAGAATTAATACGCCAAGAAGTTTCAACAGAACGCTACATCAAAATCCCAGACGAGGTCAGAGATGCTTATCTCCGCATACCCCGCCCAACACCGCTTTACAGAGCAAAACGCCTTGAAGCCTACCTAAAAACCCCTGCCCAAATATATTACAAATGCGAATACCTCAGTCCACCGGGCAGCCACAAACCTAACACAGCCATAGCACAAGCATACTACAACAAAAAACAGGGAGTGGAAAGACTAACCACAGAGACTGGAGCCGGTCAATGGGGCTCTGCCCTCGCAATGGCGTGTGCCCTCTTCGAGCTAAAATGTCGCGTATACATGGTCCGCGTCAGCTACAACCAAAAACCGGGTAGACGAACAATGATGGAAATATGGGGGGCAGAGGTCCTCCCCTCCCCAAGCGACCAGACGAAATTCGGAAAAAGCCTCCTCGAAAAAGACCCAAATCACCCAGGAACCCTTGGAATAGCTATTAGCGAGGCTCTTGAAGATACCCTAAGTCGCGAAGACACAAGATACTGCTTGGGATCCGTCCTAAACCATGTTTTACTCCACCAAACCATAGTTGGACAGGAAGCAAAGAAACAGTTTGAAATGATAGACGTTTACCCGGATGTCATCTGCGGGTGCATAGGCGGAGGTTCTAACTTTTCGGGCTTCTGCTTTCCCTTCATGATGGACAAACTCAAAGGGAAAACAGAGACAGAATTCATTGCTTGTGAGTCTAAGGCGGTTCCGCACACTACAAGGGCTGTGTACACCTACGACTATGGCGATACTGCCCAGATCACGCCTCTCCTGAAAATGTTTACCCTTGGGCATAATTATGCATGTCCACCAATCCATGCGGGTGGTCTCCGCTATCATGGTATGGCCCCATTGATATCTTATCTAATTCACAAAGGCTACATGAAGTCTATAGCTTACTACCAAAACGAGATCTTCGAAGCTGCCCGCATACTCGCCCAAACTGAGGGTATGATCACCGCACCTGAAACCGCTCACAACGTCAAATACGCCATCGATGAGGCCCTAAAGTGCAAACAAACCGGTGAGAAAAAAATCATAGCCTTCAACAATTGCGGGCACGGTCTCCTAGATCTAACAGCATACGAGAGCTTTCTCGCTGGAAAACTCGAGGACTACGAGCCAGTTAAGATAGAGCCTCCGACATATGTTCCCTGAATCCCACAATATCACCCAGATCTTTCAATTTCCCTCCTATTTCTGCGGGCAAAGCAAAGCGAAGTGAAGCTACTTCCAGCGGCCTAGCGAAGCATGGCGGGCTATTAGTTTCTCTCTCTGAAACAGCGTTCATATCAGTAACTAGGCATGTTAATAGGCATATAGGTCTCATGGTCCCATTGGAAACGGCGATCATACCGCAGTTACTTTTTTACCCTGTAGGTTTCACTTCGGTAATTTCAAGACTCATGTCAACGGATTGGACAGAGTGCGTCAGGTCGCCGACAGATACTACGTCAGGTCTAAGTTTTACATATTCCATTATGTTCTCTTCTGTTACACCGCCTGAAACTTCCACCAGTATTTTGTCACGAAGACCATGAACCGCTAGAGCCTCCAAGGTGGTTTTCACTACTTCCGGTGGCATGTTGTCTAACATAACTATGTCAACGCCTAATCTTGCTGCTTGCACAGCTTCCTCTGGTGTTCGAGCTTCGACCTCGATTTTCTTTGTAAAGCTTGAGTTTGTGAGGGCTCTCTTTACGGCCTCTTCTAATCCCCCAGCGACGACTATATGATTGTCCTTTATTAGAATGCAGTCATCAAGGTGAAAGCGGTGTGGATCTCCTCCCCCTAAGGTTATGGCCCTCTTATCAAAATATCGTAATCCAGGCGCGGTTTTCCTCGTTGCAGCCAAACGGACTCCCAATCCAGTCTTCTGTATTTTCTCAGTTAACCTACGCGTGGCGGTCGCGATGCCACTCATTCGTGTGAGTATGTTTAACGCTGTTCTCTCACTCGTTAAAATAGAGTCAGCTGGCCCCTCGATTTCCATAACTACTGTGCCAGGGGATACGTTGNNNNNNNNNNACGTTGGCACCATCGTTAATGCTTTTCACAATTGTTATCCCCATTGCCTCAAAGAGTATTTGAGCCTCGCGAACTCCTGCCACTACAGCAGGCTCCTTTGCCACGATTTGGGCGCGGGCATGTATTCCAGTTGGGGCAACTGCAGCGGTCGTGAGATCTCCTATGCCTACATCTTCATGTAGGAAGTGCAGAAGCTTTTCACGTAGAAGTGCAACAGGCATCTTCAAGTCATTCATATTAATCTCCCACGCTTAGGTGAACTATGCCTTCACAATTTAGATTTATGCATACTCCTATAGTTGCCGTCATGTTTTAGAATAGTAGTTACATCCATAATCCGCTAGGTGGCTATGTTATCTCAAACATCTTCTCCAGAGATTGACGAGCTCTCTTCGCCACCTTGTCTGGTACATTTATTGGATACCTCTCTTCTTTCAAAGCTAAATAAATTAATTCCAATGTATTCCGTTTCATGTTTGGGCATATCGCTCCGTTGTAAACTGGTATAAAATCCTTGCTTGGGTTCTCCGTTTTGAGGCGGTGGAGTATACCAACCTCAGTTCCTATGATGAGCTTTTCCGCAGGAGATTCCTTAGCGAATCTGCAAATTTGCGATGTGCTTCCAATGAAATCAGCTGTCGACTGGACATCTGGGGTGCACTCTGGGTGCACTGCTACGATGGCGTTGGGATGCTCCTCCTTTAATAGAAGAATATCCTCCTTGAGAAAGAGTAGATGTGTTGGGCAGAAGCCTCTCTCTGGAATCGATATAATCTTCTTTCCGGTTTTCTGTTGGACGTACCATGCTAAGTTATGGTCAGGACCGAAAAGTATTGTGTCAGCGTTTAGGGAGCTCATAATTTTTAATGCATTTGCGGAGGTGCAGCATATATCACACTCAGCTTTAGCCTCTGCAAGTGTGTTAACGTAGAGGACAACGGGCGTGTTTGGGTGCTTCCGCTTCCAAAATCGGACGTTTTCAGCTGGAAGCATTTGGGCCATAGGGCAGCGTGCACCAAGGCTCGGGATTAGAACCCTTTTATTTGGGTTTAGGATTGCGGCGGACTGAGCCATAAAATCAACGGCTGAAAACACGATGATTCTCGCTTCTTCCTCCGCCATTGCGCGGCGGCTTAATTCGATGCTATCGCCGACGTAATCCGCAACGTCCTGGACTTCAGGTCTTTGGTAGTTGTGGGCGAGAATGATTGCTCTCTTCTCCTTCTTCAAGTTTTGAATTCTCTCTACGAGTTCGAGTCGCTTAGCTTCCATCAAGTTCTTCTCCCTTCTACGTACCGATAACTAGGCTTTCACCTATCTCCCGCAGAGTCTGGATAGCTGATAAAGCGGCTAAATAACTCGTCTTCGGATTTGTCGGGCTGGGGACGTTTACGACCCTCGTTCGCAGTTCTCCGAATTCTCCCTCAACATAGACTTCATGTACATTTTTGTTAGCACTCGGGTCAACAATAACTCGGACTATTGTCTTGTCGGCTCCGATTCCCGCGAGGCTTAAGGAGGCGGCAACGTTTACGTTCGCGGGGAAGAGCTTTACAGCTTCTCTGGCTGGGCCCTCATAAATTGTTGTCCGCTCCTTTAATGTGGATAAGTCGATTTTACGTTGCATCACATACGGGGTACTCTCGAGGCTCTGGGGCGGCTTTTTAGATGTGATTATCACCCTCCTTATGGCGCCCACGGAAGCCGATTTGACTCCGTTTAAGCCAACGACAGCTCCCGAGGGAACGTAAATCTTTCTGCCTCCCTTCTCAGCTAGTGAGACAATCTCATGAAGAAATCCGTTATCAAGTAGCGCACCCACACTCATGATCATTAGATCTCTGCCTGTCCTAAGCACCTCTTGGGCGTATTGCTTAACAGCATCCTGCGACGCGGCTTCGACAAAGAAATTGACGTCTTTCCTCTCGATTAACTCCTCAAACGTTTTCGCAACATAGGGCTTTCCTTCCAATATAGCCGCGAGCCCTTTTGAACGCGCATATATTATATCATAGACTGCCATCAGCTTGGCGTTGCGGACCGCTCCCCTATCAATTGCCTTAGCTAAAACTGTTCCAATAGCACCACAGCCAATTAGCCCAATGGCAAGTGGCTCCATAATCTTAACTCCGGCTAAGCTGTACTCGGTACTTGAGTCCCATGATGACTGGTGATCATCCTAATTTCTGATGCCATTTTCTTTAGGCGTAAGTAGGTACTAATTTAGTGAGGTTAAGAGAATTTATAGGTAGGGATTTAGGTAAAATTGAGTCTGATCATCTAAATTTCGGCAAATATTGCCTCAAAAGTTTAACAAAAGTGTTAAAGTAGGCTCATTCTAACAGAAAATGAGGGCAAGTTTTATGAAGATAGGTGTAGTTGCGAAATACGACGTATCAACTGACCTTCAAGATGTCAATCACGTCCTAAAGACCCTTAATGAGTATAATGTCAACGTTACACTAGAGGCTGAACTAGCGAAAATCATGAACATGGCTGGATCGGAAATTCGAGAAATGGAAGTCGACCTTATTCTATGCATTGGTGGAGATTCAACTATTTTGAAAACGATCCAAGAACTAGGGGAAAAGCAAGTTCCAGTTCTAGGTGTACGAAGTCATGGAAACCTCGGGTTTATCACAGAAATGGATATCGACGATTTCAAAGCCGGTCTAAAAAGGGTATTGCAAAGAAAGTATGAAGTGGAGAGAAGATCAAGGTTAGAATGCTGGATAAATGGTAATAGAACGCTTCCTCTCGCATTAAATGAGGTTGCCATCTTTGCTCGGACAAGCGCGACGCTCATCAGATACTCCCTTGCAATCAATAATAAATCAATGTGGCGAGATGAAGGCGATGGAGTTATTGTAGCTACACCTACAGGCTCAACAGCCTATGCCATGTCCGCTGGTGGCCCAGTGGTGCTACACAATGCACCTGTATTTATCATTGCTCCAGTTAATTCCGTCAACCCGTTGAGAAGACCCCTTATTGTGCCGGACAAAAGCGAAATACTCGTGGACAATATCAGTAGTCCGACGACGTGTGAGGTTATCGTCGATGGTAGGTTTAGGAAGGCGATTAATGGCAATAAGGTTCTTATTAAGAGAGCAGCATCCGAAGCTCTCTTCGTCAAGCTTGCCAAAGAGAAATTCTTCAGTCTTTCAAGAAAATTGAGCCAAAAAACAGGAGTCTACGAAGATCTATTAGACGGTGTTCCACCAAGTGCAAAACTCATTCTAAAAATCCTTCAATATGAAGGTTCATTAACCCAAAAGGAAATCATCGAAAAAACAGACCTTCCGCCAAGAACAGTGAGATTTGCCCTAAATCTCCTAATGGAAAAGGACATCATTCTTAAAAAAGTCCTCCTTAGGGATGCTAGGCAGAGCACATATGTGCTAAATGAAAAATTAACTCTCCTTTCATAGGTTTAGACGGGGCCTTATAATAAGGACGGGCTAATTACGATCGCCAGCTCTTAAAAATTAATTCTAATTTTCCCATCGTTTGCAGATACAATGCTTTCTCTACGCTATTAACGATCTTCTTTTAACATTGGGGATTTTGCACCATTTATATAAATATATTTTATAATAGAAATGTTTATATGTAAATAATATATTTGTATATAAAAAATAATAGATTAGGGAGGCCTCCAACACTGATAATTGAGGTGTTGCAGGCAGTTTCATTATTTTTGCATCATCATCTGCACTTGTTAATACTTTACTTCATTTCGTTTACATTGGTTCCAGCGGTCATCATAAAAGTGAAAAGCAGAAACTATCGTATTTTTAATGGTAGAGTAAAACCTGTTACAGTAATAGTTCCAGTTCATACAGAGGACTACGAAATTTTTGAACGTTCAATGAAATCAATTCGTGCAGAGAACCCTGACCAGATCATTGTGTCCATTGATAGTGGTGACCAAAAGTTAATAGGCATCGCGAAAAAGTATGATGCCGAAGTTTTGAGTCATCAAAAAAGAATTGGGAAACGAGAAGCGTTGGTTAGGGCGTGGGAAAAAGCCAAGCATGACATAATAGTTAATGTGGATTCAGATGTTATTTTACAAAATGGGTGTATTAGGGAGTTATCTAAACCGTTTGACGATAACAGTATTGTGGGAGTTGCTACAAATCAATCCTCAGAACGAACTAATTCCATTTTTTCTTTTGTTTTTTCCGCTCTTATTAGTAGGAATGTTAACATCGTCAACAAGGCGCTAAACGGTGGGTTAGTTGTTGTTGACGGTAAATGTTGTGCCTGGAGAAAATCTTTCTTGTTGAAAGTAAAAGATTCATTCTTAAACGAGTATTGGATGGGTAAAAGAAACGAAATTGGTGATGATAGATTTTTATCAAGAGAGGCTCTAAAACTTGGCTTCAAAACTGTGTACCAAGATACAGCAAAAATTCTAGCTCCTTCTCCAAAAACATTTGAAGAATTTTTACTTCAACAATTAAGATGGAGAAGATCCGGAGTAAAGTACTGGTTAATGGACCTTAAGGAAGGAGTCGCTCCAAGCAAAACTTATGTTCTACACAGTACCACATACCATGCTGCGCCTCTCGCCTTCATTGTCGCGGTAATCTTAGATATGTTATTTTTCCATTTACCGTTCAATCTAGGTAATGTTTGGATTTCCTTAGGAGTAATCGTGGTTGGTGTGTCTCTTGTGACACTCACTTGGCAACTGATATATCATGGTAAGCCGATAGTTCGACCTTGGCATTTGGCAATTCAAGGTCTAATAGGGCTTTTTGTTGTGTTGCCAATCTCACTGTATGGAACTTTAACTATTAAAAATCAATATGCATGGTTGAGTAGAAATTATGCAGCAATTGACGGCAAAAATGAATCCATTACTTTAGCCGCCTTACCTTTAATTTTCGTGCCCATCATGCTTTTTGGTTTTCCTATAGCCCTTATTGCCTTAGTAAACGAGGCGGTTATGTATAGTTAATTTGAGGCGAAGAAGCTAGAAATGTTCATGATCCAAAGGAACCCTACCAGTCAGAACCTTATAGGCTTCAATTAGAACCTTCGATTGCTCCGTATAAGGTGAACCACGTTTATCTGGATGGTATTTGGTTATATGCGAAAAGAAGTTCCTTTTTATACTCGATTCTGAATTATCCTTCACGCCCAAAACTTGTTTAGCCCTAGCTATTATGGAATCTTCTCTGAACATCATACAATTAATTCCTTGGTATTAGGAAATAAACTTATTTTCGCTTAAGCTCTCCACCACTTAAACATGAGGTAGCGTACTTCGTTGGTTTTTTCATCGGGTACCGCTATTATGAATCTTTTTTTAACAGTGGTGGCTAGGCGTCCAGCTCGCACAATTTCGGTGGCGGTGATTGGCTCATTTATTCGGCGGACTTGCACCATATATGGGGCATGGTCAATTCCTGGACCATGCTCGTAAACAGCGAAGTCGCATCCGAATTTGATTCCAGGTTGGATAACGTAGCCATGTCCTCGAAGGTCTTTATAGACCATGTATTTGAGGGTGAAGTCCTCGTAGGATTTTTCAGCCTTTTTTCTAAGGATGGTTGGAGAAAGTTTTCTCTTTTTAGGGCCTTCGACAACTTTTATAATGCCATTCTCAAGTAGGTATAGACCCTCAATCATATCCATGATTAGTGGGACATTAAATTCAAATGTGCGCGGTTTTGGAATTCCGATGGGTTTTCCGTAGTATCCCTTTTTGTACAGCTCTGATCCCTTTTGCGGGTTCCATACTATTAGTCTATTTTGGACTAGTTCGACTTCTATTGTTTCTTCTTGCATGTTGCTCCCTTTATAGGGCATGGTTTTGTGTGTTAGGGTGGTGGCTTGTGGTTTTATTAAGGTTACCGTCTACAGCTTTAGTTATTCTTTGATTCGATTTAGATTGAAGAGTATGTTACCATTTTAGCTAGGGATTTAAAGGTCATTGGCTGAAGAGGTTGAGCGACTTGCAACTTAAATGGGTGCTGAGAGGTTGGGTATACTAAAGGTGAGAATTTATCTGTTCACAGTCGCATAGAAACTAAAATGCACTTAGAGCCAATACACACGCAGCGTCTGCGGCATCTTCGGCTTTGTCCGCCATTTCTTCGAGGAGTTGTGTGATATCGCGGGTTATAAGGATGAGGGGCATTTTCATGTTACTGGAAATGATAAGTAGGTCGACTTTTCGATAGACTGCGTCGACAATTCGTTCGGCTGCTTCAACGTTTTTGGCCAGTTCTGCGGTTTTTGAAGTGGTGTAGCTGAGGGAGAGAATTGTTTCCCTAAGTCTAGTCGTTGCGTCTAAGACGGCGTCAGCAAGTTTAGCTATGCCATCCATAACTTTTTTATCTATTTTCCAACTTCGGTTGTAAATTTCGGCGAGGCGAAATGCCACTCCACCAGCGGCGTCGACAATTTCATTGTTTAGCGCGACGAGGCGGAGAAAATCTTCTCGGCTTAATAGAATTGCACCTGCCTCCGTCAGTTCTTTAGTTAACGCTCGTTTAAGGTTGGTAGCTTCTTCTTCAAGTTTTACCACTCGGTTATAGTGGTCGTTTATTTCAGGTAGGCTATTGCGGAGGCAACTACTAATCAGGAGAGGGAGTTCCCTTACTGTCTCTAAGACCTTGCGAACATGGTCTTGACAAATGTCAACCATTCTCCGTCGGAGCTGCACAGCGGTTTCTGCCGGGAAAACCACTTTCCTTCCCTGCCGAAAATACTTTAGGCTTAATTGAGGAATTAGATTAAACTGAATTTAAAAGACTAACTAAATAAAATATTAGGAGAGGTAATTTCATGGAGAAAAAAGTCAAAGTGGAAATATATGAAGGAGATCCCTTCGGCGGCTCTTGTTGCGGTCCTGGAAAAGCCTCTCCAGACTTTGCTGACAAGTTACGGCAAATGCTAATTGAAAGAAACAACGTAGTGCGCAGACTGCAAAACGAGCTTAAGGACAAAGTTGAGATTAAAAGAGAGATTATTAGTAGCCGAAGATACGATTATCCGGAATATGTCAGAGAATTAAGAGGGGAAAATAAGCCCTTACCATACGTATTTCTGAACGGTACAGTAGTTTGTGTCGGTAATTTTCCCTCCTACGAAGAGTTTCTAGCATTATTAAAACCATACTGCTCTAGAATTTGAAGAAAGGAGAAGGGAAGCTATTCTGATGGGGCAGGCTTAAACGCTACACCAAGTTGGTTAAACTCAAGTTTTTTCCGGAGATATTTAGTAAGTAGTTCTGGTAGATCTTCTATCTTTGCCCGTACCTGAGCCCATGTGTCGCGGTCTCTTAACGTAACTGTGTCATCTTGAAGGGTTTGATAATCTACAGTAATACAAATTGGGACGCCTGCTTCGTCGGCTCTTGCATACCGCCTACCAATTGAACCTGACTCATCATACTCAACGTAGAAGCCTTCGTCAATAAGCTGTTGATAGATTGTGCTAGCTTTTTCTGGTAAGCCATCCTTATTTACAAGGGGGAATACTGCGACTTGAATTGGGGCGACATCCCTTGGAAGGCGGAAGATAACTCTGTCATTCTTTTCAGTATACGCGTATTCAAGAGTTACATAGAAAATTCGGTCAACTCCAAAGGACGGTTCAATAACGTGTGGTACAAACAGTCTACCCTTAGCCAGCTCCTTAGTTTTTTCAAATTCAACGTGTTCTGGCTTCAGCCGCACTGAATAAGGTCCGGGTAATTCGTAGAATCCCTTTTCGCGTAGTTCGCGTTCAACTATTTCCGGAATAGCCCTTTTAATAAGATCTAAGATTCGCGGCGCGTCTTCTTTAAAATCTGCTTGAATGAGGTCAAGTTTCGGTTTTAAGATAATTTTTTCAATTTCTTTAGGTTCTTCAAATGGCTTGAAAACCCGCATATCCACGCCGCTATACGTAATGTGTCGACTCAAATCATAATCTGTCCGGTACGCATGCCCGGAGACTTCAATCCAGCCCCAGCGTTCAGTCCACACTTCCTGATCAAAAGTCTGCTTGGAATAGTGGGCTCTCTCGTTTGGCAACTGTTCACGGAGGCGCTGCTTATCCGGCGGCACACCCAGCTCCTCAAGAAACTTGACGGCGAGGGCGAGAAAATATGCATGTATTTCATTCTTAATTAATCCCCTCTCAAGAGCCTCACGAACTGTGACCTCATAGATTGTATTTGTGCCGCTCTCTTGCTCGCTTGCGGGGAGAATTCGCAGTTTCCAGTTTTCAATTTGCTTGATCCTCGGGTAGCTCATATTTTCTGGGTCGACAAAAATCTCATAATCAATAATCGTGAATTCCCTCAATCTGATGGGCCCCTTCCTTGGGGCGATTTCATTGCGGACGCAGCGCCCAATTTGGGCCACGGCTAAGGGAAGCCTTTCCCTCTCTGCGGCATAGATTCGTTTAAAGTCGGTGAATTGTCCTTGAGCTGCTTCAGGCCTGCCGTAGGCAGTTATACCCTTGCCAATAGGGCCGATGGTTACCTTAAACATTAAGTTGAATGGTTCAGATTCGCTTAGGTTTCCGCCGCAATCCGGGCAGCGAATGTCGTGCTCCCTGACTAGACGGTCAAACTCTTTCATCGTGGTACCTTCGGGGAATGAAATTCCAGCTTCGCTGACTAAAAGGTCGGTTCGAAACGTACGTCCACAGGAGAGGCAAGTTGTCATAACATCTGTAAAGTGCGCAACATGGCCTGAAGCTTCAAACACAGGAGCGGGCATAAGGATCGTTGACTCTAGTTCCACCATTCCTTCACGTCGGACAAATAAATCCCGCCATTTATCTTCTATCCGCCGCTTAAGGATCGAGCCTAAAGGACCATAATCATAGAAGCCGCCAACGCCACCATAAATTTCGAAGGAGGAGAACAAGAATCCCCGACGCTTGCAAAGTTCAGAAATCTTATCGTAAAGGTCCAATATGTAATCCCTCGGTAAACGTTGAATTAACCTACCTTATTTTAAAACTTTGTCCAATTTCGGTTTTTCCAAATGGTTCAGGTACCCTCTAAGATATCCGACTAACTTCTAAAGCCTCAGCCGCTTCCTCAAACAATTCTGAGAAAAACTTGCGGCTCAACACTTGACCACAGCCAATCCCTGGGCATTCCAAAGAAACCTTAAAAACATACATTCGTGAGCCGAGCCTCTCTAACCAGAATGGATAAAATCGACAAATAAGCGGACGAAAATCGTATATCAAGCAACTATTACCTCTGAGAAAGATACACTTTCCATCTGAAGATCTTTTTCTGAGTTGATACTTGTAAGAATGGAATTTTGACAACGGAGTGGCAATTTCATCTATCGTATGGTCCGTCTTTGTTTTTATATGCTCTGCCTCTACTTCTAGAAGCAATATTTGGCACTCTCTATTGGGCGTGTCTCCGCAACATACGGTGCATCTCTGGCATCTCCACCGAACTTTTCTCGGATATGCAAAAGCCATCTGCCTTCCCCCTATCGGATAGAAAGTATGAAGCGTACAACAGCATAACATCGCTTGGTGGCAGACGTATTCGAAGCTTTCCTCTATGCGATGCGCTTAAGGGTTTATGGAAACAGGCAGGTAAAATGTAAAGGTTTTAATAAATCTTTTACAATATTTTGAGTAGGTAAAGAAAATGAGTATTACAAAATTATCTAGTAAAGGTCAAATAACTATTCCGAAAGATGTAAGGGACAAACTAAAGTTGGAGCCAGGGGACAAGGTTCTTATGGAAGCGACGGAACATGCTGCTGTCATTAGACCGCTAAAAAAGCCTTCTGAAAGCATGAGAGGCATAGGAAAAGAAACAAAAAGCAAGCTGGGAAACATGAGCGCAACAGCACTATTAAAAAAGATGAGAATGGAGGACAAGGAAGAACTTTGACCCTATGCCTCATAGACACAGGCGTCTTTCTATGTCTAGCCTTCGAAGATCCAGGCTATGAACAGTGCGGGAAACTTCTTGATAAAGCCTTTAAA
The sequence above is drawn from the Candidatus Bathyarchaeota archaeon genome and encodes:
- a CDS encoding NAD(+)/NADH kinase, whose product is MKIGVVAKYDVSTDLQDVNHVLKTLNEYNVNVTLEAELAKIMNMAGSEIREMEVDLILCIGGDSTILKTIQELGEKQVPVLGVRSHGNLGFITEMDIDDFKAGLKRVLQRKYEVERRSRLECWINGNRTLPLALNEVAIFARTSATLIRYSLAINNKSMWRDEGDGVIVATPTGSTAYAMSAGGPVVLHNAPVFIIAPVNSVNPLRRPLIVPDKSEILVDNISSPTTCEVIVDGRFRKAINGNKVLIKRAASEALFVKLAKEKFFSLSRKLSQKTGVYEDLLDGVPPSAKLILKILQYEGSLTQKEIIEKTDLPPRTVRFALNLLMEKDIILKKVLLRDARQSTYVLNEKLTLLS
- a CDS encoding amino acid-binding protein codes for the protein MWSKIVSHLKEYPERLEVARILVKNGLSVRNGRIYCNEIEIPPVRIARVAGVDRRTVTYTVKAIEENPELQAIFRDMRSAGHSLREIARHLNLGVVEIIPVDAKMPGILAKSASLIAERNIGIRQAIVDDPELAPEPRLTLITETKIPGELVPELLKVKGVAEVLIY
- the nadA gene encoding quinolinate synthase NadA, with protein sequence MEAKRLELVERIQNLKKEKRAIILAHNYQRPEVQDVADYVGDSIELSRRAMAEEEARIIVFSAVDFMAQSAAILNPNKRVLIPSLGARCPMAQMLPAENVRFWKRKHPNTPVVLYVNTLAEAKAECDICCTSANALKIMSSLNADTILFGPDHNLAWYVQQKTGKKIISIPERGFCPTHLLFLKEDILLLKEEHPNAIVAVHPECTPDVQSTADFIGSTSQICRFAKESPAEKLIIGTEVGILHRLKTENPSKDFIPVYNGAICPNMKRNTLELIYLALKEERYPINVPDKVAKRARQSLEKMFEIT
- a CDS encoding glycosyltransferase, which encodes MQAVSLFLHHHLHLLILYFISFTLVPAVIIKVKSRNYRIFNGRVKPVTVIVPVHTEDYEIFERSMKSIRAENPDQIIVSIDSGDQKLIGIAKKYDAEVLSHQKRIGKREALVRAWEKAKHDIIVNVDSDVILQNGCIRELSKPFDDNSIVGVATNQSSERTNSIFSFVFSALISRNVNIVNKALNGGLVVVDGKCCAWRKSFLLKVKDSFLNEYWMGKRNEIGDDRFLSREALKLGFKTVYQDTAKILAPSPKTFEEFLLQQLRWRRSGVKYWLMDLKEGVAPSKTYVLHSTTYHAAPLAFIVAVILDMLFFHLPFNLGNVWISLGVIVVGVSLVTLTWQLIYHGKPIVRPWHLAIQGLIGLFVVLPISLYGTLTIKNQYAWLSRNYAAIDGKNESITLAALPLIFVPIMLFGFPIALIALVNEAVMYS
- a CDS encoding DnaJ domain-containing protein, which codes for MFREDSIIARAKQVLGVKDNSESSIKRNFFSHITKYHPDKRGSPYTEQSKVLIEAYKVLTGRVPLDHEHF
- a CDS encoding TrpB-like pyridoxal phosphate-dependent enzyme; the protein is MPTYWYNIQADLPEPLPPPLDPKTLQPINPALLERIFAKELIRQEVSTERYIKIPDEVRDAYLRIPRPTPLYRAKRLEAYLKTPAQIYYKCEYLSPPGSHKPNTAIAQAYYNKKQGVERLTTETGAGQWGSALAMACALFELKCRVYMVRVSYNQKPGRRTMMEIWGAEVLPSPSDQTKFGKSLLEKDPNHPGTLGIAISEALEDTLSREDTRYCLGSVLNHVLLHQTIVGQEAKKQFEMIDVYPDVICGCIGGGSNFSGFCFPFMMDKLKGKTETEFIACESKAVPHTTRAVYTYDYGDTAQITPLLKMFTLGHNYACPPIHAGGLRYHGMAPLISYLIHKGYMKSIAYYQNEIFEAARILAQTEGMITAPETAHNVKYAIDEALKCKQTGEKKIIAFNNCGHGLLDLTAYESFLAGKLEDYEPVKIEPPTYVP
- the endA gene encoding tRNA-intron lyase, with protein sequence MEVELVQNRLIVWNPQKGSELYKKGYYGKPIGIPKPRTFEFNVPLIMDMIEGLYLLENGIIKVVEGPKKRKLSPTILRKKAEKSYEDFTLKYMVYKDLRGHGYVIQPGIKFGCDFAVYEHGPGIDHAPYMVQVRRINEPITATEIVRAGRLATTVKKRFIIAVPDEKTNEVRYLMFKWWRA
- a CDS encoding aspartate dehydrogenase, translating into MEPLAIGLIGCGAIGTVLAKAIDRGAVRNAKLMAVYDIIYARSKGLAAILEGKPYVAKTFEELIERKDVNFFVEAASQDAVKQYAQEVLRTGRDLMIMSVGALLDNGFLHEIVSLAEKGGRKIYVPSGAVVGLNGVKSASVGAIRRVIITSKKPPQSLESTPYVMQRKIDLSTLKERTTIYEGPAREAVKLFPANVNVAASLSLAGIGADKTIVRVIVDPSANKNVHEVYVEGEFGELRTRVVNVPSPTNPKTSYLAALSAIQTLREIGESLVIGT